One part of the Longimicrobium sp. genome encodes these proteins:
- a CDS encoding DUF2059 domain-containing protein — protein sequence MKKLLWMAVLLLAGAARPLAAQPSASHRAAIEELFAALGAEREMTAGVEAEIRAATTRNPALAEYQPLMLAHARRYLRWPELKEDFIRAYARTYTEAEARELAAFYRTPTGQKSLRVQSQLVAEVRRITQDRLRPHARELTDAIVARARAKGQAPPRAP from the coding sequence GTGAAGAAGCTGCTGTGGATGGCCGTCCTCCTCCTCGCCGGCGCCGCGCGCCCGTTGGCGGCGCAGCCGTCCGCATCGCACCGCGCGGCCATCGAGGAGCTGTTCGCCGCCCTCGGCGCCGAGCGCGAGATGACGGCGGGCGTCGAAGCGGAGATCCGCGCCGCCACCACGCGCAACCCGGCCCTGGCTGAGTACCAGCCGCTGATGCTGGCGCACGCGCGCCGCTACCTGCGCTGGCCGGAGCTCAAGGAAGACTTCATCCGCGCCTACGCGCGCACCTACACGGAGGCGGAGGCGCGCGAGCTCGCCGCCTTCTACCGCACTCCGACCGGCCAGAAGTCGCTGCGCGTGCAGAGCCAGCTCGTGGCCGAGGTGCGGCGCATCACGCAGGACCGGCTTCGGCCGCACGCGCGCGAGCTGACGGACGCCATCGTCGCCCGGGCGCGCGCAAAGGGGCAGGCGCCGCCGCGAGCGCCGTAG